CCAGCCGCGTCTGCAGGGCGGACAATACCGAACTGATTAACAGATAAATAATCGCCGCTTCGGTATAGAGGATCAGCGGCTGATAGGTAACGGCAGCGATGCGCTGCGCGGCGAGGAACAGCTCGGGCACGGTAATAACCGAGGCCAGTGAGGTATCCTTTACCAGTGAAATAAAGGTATTCGACAGCGGCGGCACGGCGATACGTGCCGCCTGCGGGATGACGATGCGCCGCAGCGCCTGGGGCCAGCTCATGCCAATCGAATGCGCCGCTTCCCACTGTCCCTTGGGCACCGACAGCAGCGTAGCGCGCACGATCTCCGAGCTGTAAGCACCGATGTTCAGCGTAAAGCCGATCACCGCCGCCGGGAAGGCGTCAATGGTGATGCCCGCGCTGGGCAGCGCGTAGAAAATCAGAAACAGCTGCACCAGCAGCGGCGTGCCGCGGATCAGCCAGACGTAGAAACGCACCAGCTGCTTTAACGGTTTTGGGCCATACAACCGCGCCAGCGCCACCAGGAAACCGAGCGACAGGCCGAGCACGAAGGAGATTAAGGTGAGTGGAATGGTGAATGTCAGGCCGGCGTACAGCATCGGCCAGAAGGAGTCTATTGCTAACGTCAGCCATGTGGGCATCGGGCACCTTTCCTGGATCGTAGTATTTCTTATCTGAACTTATGGCGGGAGCGTAGCACGGTGGTGAAAACCGCCCTTATATCGTCATTTAATATAGTAGACGGAATAAGAATAAGTTTATTTTGGCTAAGCTTGCGACAAAAAAACATAAAGCCGGGCTTATCTGTTTGGTTGAAAGTAAGGGCGCTTAAGCGGCATTAGCTGTCAGAGACTGAGCACCCGATGCCGCTCTTTAGTGGCGGCACGGGTCGTAATAAGTCACGTCTGGGGGGCAGGGGCGGCAAAGGTTAGCGGCTGACAGTGCTAAGCCTGCAGGGCAAAGACATTACTGAGCATAAGTGGGGAAGCGCGTAGCGGCAAGCGCATGCATTCCTGAACGGTACAGTTCGCGATCGGCGTCGATGTCGCCAAATTCTGCTGTGACGATCAGCCCCTCAAACCAGGTCAGGAGCAGTGACGTGCAAACCTCAGACCGCGCCTCGTCGACGTCAAAAGCGCAGGCAATCAGCGCCTTAAGCCAGGCCTTATGCTGCTGTGCACGATCGGCCAGGAGCCGATCGGCGTATTTGAACTCCGCAAAGGCGTGCATAAACATGCAGCCTTTGAAATCTGCTTCGCGAAACCAGGCGAAATGCCAATCCAGAAGGGCATTAAGCTTCTCTTCAGTGGACGAACCGGCGATGACGGCCTTGCCCAGCGTATTTTCAAAACGCTGATGACGTCGGATCAGTACAGCTTCAATCAGCTTATTTTTGGAACCAAAATGCCGGTACATCGACGTTTTAGATACCCTGGCGTGATCCCTGATCAGGTCAACCCCTACGGCTGAATAACCGAACTGGTTAAACAGGGTCTCAGCAACGTCCAGAATGTGTTCACTTTTACTCACAAAATTGTTCCTCTCTACCCGCAAAATCAGCATTGCCGTTAAGTGTACAGATCTGTACATTTTGACTTGTACAGATCTGTACGTTTAAGGCTACCACAGAACCTTGTGGTTTAACGTTGAGCATTAAGGAGAGAGAGATGAAAAAATTATCCGGCGGTGGCCAGTTGCCACCCAGACCTGGCGTGATGCAGTTGGTCAGGGGATTTATCGGCAGCACTCTGGGGATCCTGCTGCTGGGGTATCTGGCTGCGTCAACCGGCGTACCCTGGCTAATGGCACCGTTTGGGGCAACCTGCGCACTGCTGTTTGCCGTACCAGCATCGCCACTGGCACAGCCTCGTAACGTGATCGGCGGGCATCTGATCGCTGCGGCGGTGGGCATGACTGCGCTTTATACGCTGGGAGATTCAGCGATCGTCATGTCCGTCGCAGTCGGTCTGGCTATCTTGCTGATGCAGGTTACGCGAACAGTTCATCCCCCTGCTGGTGCCAACCCGATCGTAATCATTCTTGCCGGACAGCAGGTGATGAACTGGTCTTTCCTGCTGACGCCGGTTCTGTTAGGCAGTGTTGCGCTGGTGATTCTCGCCACTCTGGTAAATAACTCAGGTAAAGAGCAGCGCTGGCCGCACTACTGGCACGGTTATATTCGCCGTAAGGGGGGAGTTAAGGGTTAAGCAGAAAGGGGGGGGGACAGGTGTGGGCAGCCCGTCACCACCCGCACCTGTTGCCTTACTGAGCGGCTTTCGCTTTATAAGCGTCATAGGCCGCTTTGATTTCGGTTTTGGCGGCGGCGGCATCGCCGAAGCCGTTCAGCTCGACCTTCTTACGGCCTTCCGGCAGCTGTTTGTAGACGCGGAAGAAGGCTTCCAGGCGCTGCTGTTCAATCTTTGGCAGGTCGCTGACTGACTTAATGTCGTCGTAAGTCGGGTCGATCTTGCTGGCCGGCACCGCGACGATCTTATCGTCGGACTCGCCGCCGTCGATCATTTTCAGCACGCCGATCGGGCGCAGTTTGATCAGCGTACCGGGGGCCATCGGCGCGCGGGTGTAGAAGACAACGTCCAGCGGATCGTTGTCACCGCCCAGCGACTGGGTCAGTGAGCCGTAGTTGGCCGGGTAGGCTACCGGCATCGACTGGAAACGGTCGGCGATAATAAAGCCGGTTCTGGCGTCGGTTTCATACTTGATAATGCCGCCGGCCGGGATCTCGGTCAGGGCGTAGAACTCTTCCGGGTTATTTTCCGGCTGCGGAAAGTCGAGGATATTAATGGTACTGGCCTGGGCGCAGGCTGAAAAAACCAGGGCAAGAACAGACAGTTTGCTTAACAGCTTCATCGTTGATTCTCTTGATCTTTAATGAGTGAGCCAACAATGTAGTGGGGGGGAATGACAGGGAGATGACAGGAAAGTAAAGCGGGGTAAACCTGAGAATCAATCAGTCTGTTAGCGATTCCAGCCTGTAAAAGCACAGTTTTAGCATCAGAGCTTCTTTAGAGCAGACCGCTAAGTGGACGCAGTCGCGATACGGTCTCTGGTAACTGCTGGCGCAGCAGGCAATCGAGAAATTCGTCAGCGCTAAAAGGTGGAGATTTCAGGCTGGCCCGTTGGCGTCGGGCTGCCTCCAGTACGAGGGTAATATCCAAATCGCTCAGGCTGGTGATGAAACTGTCGGGGTGGATTGCACGCAAATTCCATCTGGTTAGAACCTCATCCGGAAAATCCTTCAGATTGAATGTCACAATTTCTGCTGCCTGAGCGACTATCGCTGCAGCCACAACATGTCGGTCGTCTTTGTCGGGCAGCCCGGTAATGGAATCAATTAATTCACGATATCCGGTTACCCGTGCGTCGGGAGCATGTCTGTCCATCAATGCCCTGACACGCTCTAATTGAGGTCTGGCTAACTCTTTACGATTCAGTAACAGGTTCCTGATCCACTCTTCATGGATATCTTCTGTCCAGTGCGCCCGGAACTGTCCTCCGGCAGCGAGGTACATGAGGAAACTGCGTAACGGTGCCGGATAAAGAACGCAGGCATCAAGTACTACGGCATAACCCGCGCTCATTCGTATCCCATTCCGAGTTGCTGATCGATTGCCCCAAGTTGATCCAGTGCATCAAGGCGGGCATTTTTGAGCCGATCCCGGTAAGCCAGTACATCGGAAAAGCGAATCTTTCGGCGGTTGCCAGTGCGATGATAAGGCAGCTCGGCCGAGTCCAGAAGGCGAATCAGTGTCGGACGGGAAATATTAAGCATATCAGCGGCTTCCTGAGTGGTCATCTCAGCACCAACCGGGACCAGCCGAACAGCGTTACCTTCACCCAGCTCTGTCAGCACATCTACCAGCAAACGGAGTGCGTTGACCGGAATACGAACATTATGGACCTGGCCACGTTTATCAGTCACGGAGACCTGCTGAGTCTCAGCGCGCGTTTCGAGGATGGCAGAAAGTTCGCGGCTGCAAAGTTTTGCTAGCTCGGCTTCATGTTGTGAAGGCAGCTTGTTCTGTAATGTGGTCATTGCCTGTTCCTGAAAGCATTTATTCGAAATTTTCGCAAATAAACAGGGAGTGTGCAATGACTATTTTTTGTACTGCTGCATTACTTACCCGCGATAAACGCAACCCGCCGTGCAGGTCTCTTTGACCATTACCGCGCTCAGCAGGGGCAGCACAGGTTTCATCTGCTGCCAGATCCAGGCGGCCAGCACTTCGCTGGTCGGGTTCTCAAGGCCCGGGATGTCGTTCAGGTTGTAGTGATCCAGACGATCGTAGACCGGCTTAAAAGCCGCTTTGATCTCGGAGAAGTCCATTACCCAGCCGGTATGCGCGTCCACTTCGCCGGTAATTTCCAGCCGCACCATAAAGGAGTGGCCGTGCAGGCGGCCGCATTTGTGCCCGGCCGGCACGTTCGGCAGGTGGTGGGCGGCTTCGAATTGAAAATCTTTAAACAGCGTGGTGGCCATGATAGCAGTCTCAGTCTTTTAGCGGGAAAACCGCGGCAGGATACCGGAAAACGGCTTTTTTCGCACCCGTTTAGCGGCGGATGCCAATAAGTGAAAGTGTAAACGGAAAATGCAGATTTTAAGCTTATGAAAAATATAGGGTTAATCAACCTGTTTTGGTGTTATCGCTTACCCGAAAAACCACTTAGTCATTTTGGTTATTAATTATTTCCAACCTTTATTTAAGGGTTATTATACCAGGCCTTAACCTGTCCCCTATAGACCTTCGACTGTGGAATTTTCGACGCAATGACATCCAACATGCTTCCGTTAAACCCGGAGCAGCTTGCCCGCCTGCAGGCCGCCACCGGTGATTATTCTCCAACCCAGCTGGCCTGGCTGTCCGGGTATTTCTGGGGCATGGTCAATCAGGCCCCTGGTGCGGCGATCGCGCCGGCACCGGCGGCCGCTGAAATCCCCGCCGTGACCATCCTCTCCGCCTCGCAGACCGGCAACGCCCGTCGCCTGGCGGAACAGCTGCGTGACGATCTGCTGGCGGTGAAGCTGAACGTTAACCTGGTGAACGCCGGTGACTACAAGTTCAAGCAGATCGCCCAGGAGAAACTGCTGGTGGTGGTGACCTCCACCCAGGGAGAAGGGGAAGCGCCGGAAGAAGCGGTGGCGTTACATAAGTTCCTGATGTCGAAGAAAGCGCCGAAGCTTGACGGTAACGCCTTTGCGGTGTTCGGCCTTGGCGATACCTCCTACGAGTTCTTCTGCCAGGCAGGGAAAGATTTCGACAGCAAACTGGCGGAGCTGGGCGCAGAGCGGCTGGCCGATCGCGTGGATGCGGACGTCGACTATGCGGCGCAGGCAGAAGCCTGGCGCAAACAGCTGACCGATATTCTCAAGGCGCGGGTGCCGGACGCCGGCGCGGCACAGCTGGCTGTCGCCACCAGCGGCAGCGTTAACGAAATCCACAGCAGCCCGTACAGCAAAGAGGCACCGCTGACCGCCAGCTTAGCGGTTAATCAGAAGATCACCGGCCGGGACTCCGATAAAGACGTGCGCCATATTGAAATCGACCTCGGCGATTCCGGTCTGCGCTATCAGCCCGGCGATGCGCTGGGCGTGTGGTTTGAGAACGATCCACAGCTGGTGCAGGAGCTGCTCGGCCTGCTGTGGCTGAAGGGCGACGAGCCGGTCGGGGTGCATGGCCAGACGCTGCCGCTGGCCGAAGCGCTGCAGAAACACTATGAGCTGACGGTGAACACGCCGCAGATTGTCGAGCAGTACGCAAAGCTGTCGCGTAACGAGGTGCTGCTGGCGCAGACCGCGGAGAAAGCGCAGCAGCAGCACTATGCGCAGACCACACCGATAGTCGATATGGTGCGCTATGCGCCGACCGAACTGAACGCCGAACAGCTGACCGGCCTGCTGCGTCCGCTGACCCCGCGCCTTTACTCGATCGCCTCTTCACAGGCCGAGAACGAGACCGAGGTGCACATTACCGTTGGCGCGGTACGCTACGAGATTGAAGGCCGT
This portion of the Erwinia sp. E602 genome encodes:
- a CDS encoding amino acid ABC transporter permease, with the protein product MPTWLTLAIDSFWPMLYAGLTFTIPLTLISFVLGLSLGFLVALARLYGPKPLKQLVRFYVWLIRGTPLLVQLFLIFYALPSAGITIDAFPAAVIGFTLNIGAYSSEIVRATLLSVPKGQWEAAHSIGMSWPQALRRIVIPQAARIAVPPLSNTFISLVKDTSLASVITVPELFLAAQRIAAVTYQPLILYTEAAIIYLLISSVLSALQTRLEKKLENTAPRKVHSHD
- a CDS encoding TetR/AcrR family transcriptional regulator; the protein is MSKSEHILDVAETLFNQFGYSAVGVDLIRDHARVSKTSMYRHFGSKNKLIEAVLIRRHQRFENTLGKAVIAGSSTEEKLNALLDWHFAWFREADFKGCMFMHAFAEFKYADRLLADRAQQHKAWLKALIACAFDVDEARSEVCTSLLLTWFEGLIVTAEFGDIDADRELYRSGMHALAATRFPTYAQ
- a CDS encoding HPP family protein, with product MKKLSGGGQLPPRPGVMQLVRGFIGSTLGILLLGYLAASTGVPWLMAPFGATCALLFAVPASPLAQPRNVIGGHLIAAAVGMTALYTLGDSAIVMSVAVGLAILLMQVTRTVHPPAGANPIVIILAGQQVMNWSFLLTPVLLGSVALVILATLVNNSGKEQRWPHYWHGYIRRKGGVKG
- a CDS encoding inorganic diphosphatase, translated to MKLLSKLSVLALVFSACAQASTINILDFPQPENNPEEFYALTEIPAGGIIKYETDARTGFIIADRFQSMPVAYPANYGSLTQSLGGDNDPLDVVFYTRAPMAPGTLIKLRPIGVLKMIDGGESDDKIVAVPASKIDPTYDDIKSVSDLPKIEQQRLEAFFRVYKQLPEGRKKVELNGFGDAAAAKTEIKAAYDAYKAKAAQ
- a CDS encoding PIN domain-containing protein: MSAGYAVVLDACVLYPAPLRSFLMYLAAGGQFRAHWTEDIHEEWIRNLLLNRKELARPQLERVRALMDRHAPDARVTGYRELIDSITGLPDKDDRHVVAAAIVAQAAEIVTFNLKDFPDEVLTRWNLRAIHPDSFITSLSDLDITLVLEAARRQRASLKSPPFSADEFLDCLLRQQLPETVSRLRPLSGLL
- a CDS encoding helix-turn-helix domain-containing protein, with translation MTTLQNKLPSQHEAELAKLCSRELSAILETRAETQQVSVTDKRGQVHNVRIPVNALRLLVDVLTELGEGNAVRLVPVGAEMTTQEAADMLNISRPTLIRLLDSAELPYHRTGNRRKIRFSDVLAYRDRLKNARLDALDQLGAIDQQLGMGYE
- the queD gene encoding 6-carboxytetrahydropterin synthase QueD, translating into MATTLFKDFQFEAAHHLPNVPAGHKCGRLHGHSFMVRLEITGEVDAHTGWVMDFSEIKAAFKPVYDRLDHYNLNDIPGLENPTSEVLAAWIWQQMKPVLPLLSAVMVKETCTAGCVYRG
- the cysJ gene encoding NADPH-dependent assimilatory sulfite reductase flavoprotein subunit, which encodes MTSNMLPLNPEQLARLQAATGDYSPTQLAWLSGYFWGMVNQAPGAAIAPAPAAAEIPAVTILSASQTGNARRLAEQLRDDLLAVKLNVNLVNAGDYKFKQIAQEKLLVVVTSTQGEGEAPEEAVALHKFLMSKKAPKLDGNAFAVFGLGDTSYEFFCQAGKDFDSKLAELGAERLADRVDADVDYAAQAEAWRKQLTDILKARVPDAGAAQLAVATSGSVNEIHSSPYSKEAPLTASLAVNQKITGRDSDKDVRHIEIDLGDSGLRYQPGDALGVWFENDPQLVQELLGLLWLKGDEPVGVHGQTLPLAEALQKHYELTVNTPQIVEQYAKLSRNEVLLAQTAEKAQQQHYAQTTPIVDMVRYAPTELNAEQLTGLLRPLTPRLYSIASSQAENETEVHITVGAVRYEIEGRARAGGASSFLADRLEEDAEIRVFIEHNDNFRLPANPETPVIMIGPGTGIAPFRSFMQQRDAEGAAGRNWLFFGNPHFTEDFLYQVEWQRYVKDGLLTNIDLAWSRDQKHKVYVQDKIRARGAEVWRWLQEGAHIYVCGDANRMAKDVEQALLDVVAEYGAMDTESADEFLSELRVERRYQRDVY